In one window of Mercurialis annua linkage group LG4, ddMerAnnu1.2, whole genome shotgun sequence DNA:
- the LOC126677586 gene encoding mitogen-activated protein kinase kinase kinase 20-like codes for MKRKFESAAMDGEEGLYNHGISWWRGSLIGKGAFGSVYIANLKKPKSRNMVYPPIMAVKSAEVSESSSLQKEKEVYNNLYDSPFILQCFGEETTTDPSGIMFYNILLEYASGGTLASLIKQSGGRGLPESDVKRYTRFILKGIDYIHTHGYVHCDLKPQNVLFVSSVGDQFVPKIGDLGLAKKIVRSNSYIGGTTSYMAPETVADGIQETPSDIWALGCIVFEMLTGNKVWYSSDVDTTNAEILKKIGDPYELPKIPSQISKDAKDFLKACLVRKPAFRFTAEMLLDHPFLSGCDYEVYESEDEELSTNSVDTLCDSDCDNESCACRFSEEQSGSFYSSTLANGGTSKLGNHADHDLLHAAFYASPVIH; via the coding sequence ATGAAGAGGAAATTCGAGTCGGCGGCGATGGACGGAGAAGAGGGTTTGTATAACCATGGAATTTCTTGGTGGAGAGGTTCTTTGATCGGAAAAGGAGCATTTGGGTCGGTTTATATTGCTAATCTCAAGAAACCCAAATCAAGAAATATGGTTTATCCTCCAATTATGGCGGTTAAATCGGCGGAGGTTTCAGAATCAAGTTCATTGCAGAAGGAGAAGGAAGTTTACAACAATCTTTATGATTCTCCTTTTATTCTCCAATGCTTTGGTGAAGAAACTACCACTGATCCCTCTGGAATTATGTTCTATAATATTCTACTAGAGTACGCTTCCGGCGGAACCCTAGCTTCTCTGATCAAGCAATCCGGTGGCCGTGGGTTGCCTGAATCTGATGTCAAGCGGTACACGAGGTTTATTCTTAAAGGAATTGATTATATTCATACTCATGGCTATGTGCATTGTGATTTGAAGCCTCAGAATGTTCTGTTTGTCTCCTCTGTTGGTGATCAATTTGTTCCCAAGATTGGCGATTTAGGGTTAGCGAAGAAAATTGTGAGAAGTAATTCTTACATTGGAGGGACTACTTCGTATATGGCGCCGGAGACTGTGGCGGATGGAATTCAGGAGACTCCGTCTGATATTTGGGCGCTCGGATGCATTGTTTTTGAGATGTTAACAGGCAACAAGGTTTGGTATTCATCAGATGTTGATACCACAAATGCTGAGATTTTGAAAAAGATTGGTGATCCTTACGAATTGCCCAAAATTCCGTCTCAGATTTCAAAGGATGCAAAGGATTTTCTGAAAGCATGTTTAGTGAGGAAGCCTGCTTTTAGATTTACTGCTGAGATGCTATTAGATCATCCATTCTTATCAGGATGTGATTATGAAGTCTATGAATCGGAGGACGAAGAGTTGTCGACGAATTCAGTTGACACATTGTGCGATTCTGACTGTGATAACGAGTCTTGCGCTTGTCGCTTTTCCGAGGAGCAGTCAGGGTCTTTTTACTCTTCTACATTGGCCAACGGAGGAACGAGCAAGCTTGGAAATCACGCAGATCATGATCTGCTTCATGCCGCTTTCTATGCCTCTCCTGTTATTCATTGA